One genomic segment of Flavobacteriales bacterium includes these proteins:
- a CDS encoding glycerophosphodiester phosphodiesterase, whose translation MNSQRNIEWHGHRGCRGLLPENTIPAFLKAIDLGMDYLEMDVVISKDHQVVIAHEPYMPSTICSFPDGRPVRPEVEKELNLYQMDYAEIAGFDCGRKHPGFPQQVSMPVTRPLLSELFDTIASETSDPRFQSIGFTIELKSAPEFDTIYHPPPEEFVDLVLQVIRMYGFEERCVLQSFDQRILKAFRSQAPNIRQSILLNEIFSPSEVIAELGYTPPIIGPRYDLLDQTLIADCHACSMRVVPWTVNEVEDMRSLIEQGVDGIITDYPDRKSLIVE comes from the coding sequence TTGAATTCCCAGAGGAACATAGAGTGGCATGGCCACAGAGGATGCAGAGGTCTGCTTCCAGAGAATACGATACCAGCTTTTCTCAAGGCCATCGATCTCGGCATGGACTATCTGGAAATGGATGTGGTCATCTCCAAAGATCATCAGGTGGTCATCGCACATGAGCCCTATATGCCATCCACCATCTGTTCTTTTCCAGATGGCCGACCCGTGCGTCCGGAAGTAGAGAAAGAGTTGAACCTCTATCAGATGGATTACGCGGAGATCGCTGGATTCGACTGTGGACGGAAACACCCAGGATTCCCACAACAGGTCTCCATGCCTGTGACACGGCCTTTGCTCTCCGAACTCTTCGATACCATTGCATCCGAGACTTCTGATCCCAGATTCCAATCCATAGGATTCACGATAGAACTGAAGTCCGCTCCTGAATTCGACACTATCTATCATCCTCCACCAGAGGAATTCGTAGACCTCGTTTTACAGGTCATCCGCATGTACGGCTTCGAGGAACGATGTGTGCTCCAGTCTTTCGATCAGCGCATATTGAAAGCATTTCGATCCCAAGCACCGAACATCCGTCAATCGATACTCTTGAATGAGATCTTCAGTCCTTCAGAGGTCATTGCAGAACTTGGTTATACTCCACCCATCATCGGACCTCGATACGACCTCCTGGATCAGACACTCATCGCTGACTGTCATGCATGTAGCATGCGCGTGGTACCTTGGACGGTCAATGAGGTGGAAGACATGAGAAGTCTGATCGAGCAAGGCGTGGATGGTATAATCACAGACTATCCCGACCGAAAATCCTTGATCGTTGAATAA
- a CDS encoding UvrD-helicase domain-containing protein produces the protein MSYLDELNDSQRQAVQHISGPMMVVAGAGSGKTRVLTYRIAHLIKSGVDPFSILALTFTNKAAKEMKDRIAGVVGYGEARNIWMGTFHSVFARILRGESEKLGYPSNFTIYDTTDSKSLIKSIIKEHGLDDKIYKPGIVFNRISGAKNNLISPEAYMANKEVQIADEASGRPKLGELYKAYAARCFQAGAMDFDDLLYKTNVLFRDFPDALHKYQHRFNYLLVDEYQDTNFAQYLIVRKLAAVHENICVVGDDAQSIYSFRGANIQNILNFRRDYPDYVLFKLEQNYRSTKNIVQAANSVIERNKDQIKKEVWTDNDTGDTIHLMRAATDNEEGRMVAQSIFEIKMREQAKESDFAILYRTNAQSRSMEESLRKLDIPYKIFGGLSFYQRKEIKDLLSYFRLICNHKDEEALKRVINYPTRGIGQTTLDKITLSARNHGVSLWEVIREPARYALPINKGTASKLSAFTTLIESFAASMRVTSAYDLGHEVAKTTGILKELYNDKTPEGVSRYENIQELLNGIKDFSEKQREQDLDDTMSDFLMDVALLTDADQTDEKDDYVSLMTIHAAKGLEFPYVFIVGMEENLFPSQLSLNTRQDLEEERRLFYVALTRAEKRATLSMANTRYRWGNLIYCEPSRFIEEIDDQFMKFPANWKLEDSDIGNLGFGDSWDNAWQSTTKRTQGQFSPKPKPSKKPLNSPRIPAKLKKLDNTSAPTSTAITLEGLDVGVEVEHARFGKGKILKLEGNAPDTKATIFFPGAGKKVLLLKFAKLKVLS, from the coding sequence GTGAGTTATCTAGATGAATTGAATGACAGCCAACGACAGGCTGTACAGCACATCAGTGGACCGATGATGGTCGTGGCCGGTGCCGGATCTGGAAAGACCCGTGTCCTCACCTATCGCATCGCGCATCTCATCAAGAGCGGTGTCGATCCATTTTCCATTTTGGCGCTGACCTTCACCAATAAGGCCGCAAAGGAAATGAAGGACCGTATTGCTGGTGTGGTGGGTTACGGTGAGGCTAGGAATATCTGGATGGGGACCTTTCACTCTGTCTTTGCTCGTATCCTGAGAGGCGAATCAGAGAAACTGGGCTATCCGTCCAACTTCACCATCTATGACACGACCGACTCCAAAAGCCTGATCAAGTCCATTATCAAGGAACACGGACTGGACGATAAGATCTATAAACCGGGAATCGTATTCAATCGTATATCCGGGGCCAAGAACAATCTTATCTCGCCAGAGGCCTACATGGCCAACAAGGAAGTGCAGATAGCCGATGAAGCATCAGGAAGACCTAAACTAGGTGAACTCTACAAGGCTTACGCTGCACGCTGTTTCCAGGCAGGAGCCATGGATTTCGATGACTTACTATACAAGACCAATGTACTTTTCAGAGATTTCCCCGATGCTCTTCACAAGTATCAGCATCGATTCAACTATCTCTTGGTAGATGAGTATCAGGATACCAATTTTGCGCAGTACCTCATCGTGAGAAAACTGGCCGCAGTACATGAGAATATCTGTGTAGTAGGAGATGATGCACAGAGCATCTACTCGTTCAGAGGGGCCAATATCCAGAACATCCTAAATTTCCGGAGGGATTATCCAGACTACGTCCTCTTCAAACTGGAGCAGAACTACCGCTCGACTAAGAATATCGTACAAGCGGCCAACTCAGTCATCGAGCGCAACAAGGATCAGATCAAGAAAGAAGTCTGGACCGATAACGATACGGGAGATACCATCCACCTCATGCGAGCAGCTACGGATAATGAGGAAGGGCGCATGGTAGCCCAATCCATCTTCGAGATCAAGATGAGGGAGCAGGCCAAAGAGAGTGATTTCGCCATCCTGTACCGTACCAATGCGCAGTCGAGGAGCATGGAGGAATCGCTCCGCAAATTGGATATTCCCTATAAGATCTTTGGAGGACTCTCATTCTACCAGCGTAAAGAGATCAAGGATCTACTCTCCTATTTCCGACTGATTTGCAATCACAAGGATGAAGAAGCGCTGAAAAGAGTGATCAACTACCCTACCCGTGGAATCGGTCAGACCACCCTGGATAAGATCACACTCAGTGCGAGGAATCATGGAGTCTCTTTGTGGGAGGTCATCAGAGAACCCGCTAGATATGCCTTGCCCATCAATAAGGGTACAGCCAGTAAGTTATCTGCCTTCACTACGCTCATCGAGAGTTTTGCAGCGAGCATGAGGGTGACCAGCGCCTATGATCTTGGACATGAGGTGGCCAAGACGACCGGCATCCTCAAAGAACTCTACAATGACAAGACTCCAGAAGGAGTCAGCCGATATGAGAACATCCAAGAATTGTTGAACGGGATCAAGGACTTCTCTGAGAAACAAAGAGAGCAGGACCTGGATGATACCATGTCGGATTTCTTGATGGACGTAGCCCTGCTTACCGATGCCGATCAGACCGATGAGAAGGACGACTATGTCAGTCTGATGACCATACACGCGGCCAAGGGTCTAGAGTTCCCTTACGTGTTCATTGTAGGCATGGAGGAAAACCTCTTCCCTTCTCAACTCTCACTCAACACCCGCCAAGACCTGGAAGAAGAACGCAGGCTTTTCTACGTGGCGCTTACACGTGCAGAGAAACGTGCCACGTTGAGTATGGCCAATACGCGCTACCGTTGGGGAAATCTTATCTATTGCGAGCCCAGCAGATTCATAGAAGAGATCGATGATCAATTCATGAAATTCCCTGCCAACTGGAAACTGGAGGACAGTGATATCGGCAACCTGGGATTCGGAGATAGCTGGGATAATGCTTGGCAGAGCACTACAAAGAGGACACAAGGCCAATTCAGCCCCAAGCCCAAGCCATCCAAGAAGCCACTGAACAGCCCACGCATCCCTGCTAAACTGAAGAAACTGGACAACACATCCGCTCCCACTTCGACCGCGATAACATTGGAGGGCTTGGATGTGGGAGTGGAAGTAGAACATGCGCGATTCGGAAAAGGAAAGATCCTGAAGCTCGAAGGAAATGCTCCAGACACCAAAGCGACCATCTTCTTTCCGGGAGCTGGCAAGAAGGTCCTGCTGCTCAAGTTCGCAAAACTCAAGGTCTTATCCTGA